The Sinomonas sp. P10A9 genome includes a window with the following:
- a CDS encoding hemerythrin domain-containing protein, producing MAHTDDGHAHSHSHAHSHSAFDNDKDALAAIEEHHTHMLHRVTALSDALIAAVAGGDGGTAYDEHANLVAWCEDELIPHAVAEEGPLYGPARETPEGRLLVEGMLLDHRTIIGLVEELRPAEGARAAALGLVITRAFALHLRKENELLFPYIARNPDLSLAKAVAGLEEVVGQ from the coding sequence ATGGCACACACCGATGATGGACACGCGCACTCCCACTCCCACGCGCATTCGCACAGCGCGTTCGACAACGACAAGGATGCCCTGGCAGCCATCGAGGAGCACCACACCCACATGCTGCACCGGGTGACGGCGCTGTCCGATGCCCTGATCGCCGCCGTCGCCGGGGGAGACGGCGGCACCGCGTACGACGAGCATGCCAACCTCGTTGCCTGGTGCGAGGACGAGCTCATTCCGCACGCCGTGGCCGAGGAAGGGCCGCTGTACGGCCCGGCGCGAGAGACGCCGGAGGGCCGGCTCCTGGTGGAGGGCATGCTCCTGGACCACCGGACGATCATCGGCCTCGTCGAGGAGCTCCGGCCCGCCGAGGGTGCGCGGGCTGCTGCGCTGGGCCTCGTGATCACCCGTGCGTTCGCGCTCCACCTCCGCAAGGAGAACGAGCTGCTCTTCCCCTACATCGCGCGGAACCCGGACCTCTCGCTCGCCAAGGCGGTGGCTGGGCTCGAGGAGGTCGTCGGGCAGTAG
- a CDS encoding benzoate/H(+) symporter BenE family transporter: protein MTKTAEELASGEGAGVGGGSAAEGTVRLRGQGLLAAASFSAVAAGFIAVSISYAGPMVVVLQAAQAAHLSAELTASWVSSIAIASGITCVVLSLLTRQPVVVAWSVPGAALLLTALGHYSYSDALGAYIVAAAMALVLGVTGLFGKILDAVPKPVVAAVLAGVLLPFVLKASGAVVDAPLVAGGLVLAFLAGRRFAPRYAVLVALAAGVVLASATGGIAAPSVAWDFAGPVWTTPTFGAPAIVGISVPLLVVTMAGQNAPGLAMMRQLGYSAGDRLMIGGASLAWLVSAPFGSHGINLAAITAGICAGREAHRDPSRRYVAGVSCGVFYILFGLFSTAAVALVAAVPAALLTVLAGVALLGATQGAIIDAVTHSRDGAAGPHSIEAAVITLVVTASGVSAFGIVAPFWGLLAGAAAYVLLGALRPRRPRSAVR, encoded by the coding sequence ATGACCAAGACCGCAGAGGAACTCGCCAGCGGCGAGGGCGCCGGCGTCGGTGGAGGCTCAGCGGCGGAGGGCACAGTGCGTCTGCGCGGGCAGGGGCTGCTTGCGGCGGCGTCGTTCTCTGCCGTCGCCGCCGGCTTCATCGCCGTGTCGATTTCGTACGCGGGGCCCATGGTCGTGGTCCTGCAGGCCGCCCAGGCCGCGCACCTCAGCGCCGAGCTGACCGCGTCGTGGGTGAGCTCGATTGCGATCGCGAGCGGGATCACGTGTGTCGTCCTGAGCCTGCTCACGCGGCAGCCCGTCGTCGTGGCCTGGTCCGTGCCGGGTGCGGCCCTCCTGCTCACTGCGCTCGGCCACTACTCGTACAGCGATGCCCTCGGCGCCTACATCGTCGCGGCGGCAATGGCGCTCGTACTCGGCGTGACCGGCCTGTTCGGGAAGATCCTTGATGCGGTCCCCAAGCCCGTGGTGGCGGCCGTGCTGGCGGGAGTCCTGCTGCCGTTCGTGCTCAAGGCGAGCGGCGCCGTCGTCGATGCTCCGCTCGTGGCCGGCGGGCTCGTCCTCGCGTTCCTCGCCGGGCGTCGGTTCGCGCCGCGCTACGCCGTCCTCGTGGCGCTCGCGGCCGGCGTCGTGCTTGCTTCGGCGACGGGCGGCATCGCTGCGCCGAGTGTCGCGTGGGACTTCGCCGGTCCCGTCTGGACCACCCCGACGTTCGGCGCGCCGGCCATTGTCGGCATCTCGGTGCCGCTGCTCGTCGTGACGATGGCCGGTCAGAATGCGCCGGGGCTGGCGATGATGCGCCAGCTCGGGTACAGCGCCGGGGACCGGCTCATGATCGGCGGCGCGTCCCTCGCCTGGCTCGTCTCGGCACCCTTCGGCTCGCACGGGATCAACCTCGCGGCCATCACGGCAGGGATCTGCGCGGGCCGCGAGGCGCACCGGGACCCCTCCCGGCGCTACGTGGCCGGCGTCTCGTGCGGGGTCTTCTACATCCTGTTCGGGCTGTTCAGCACGGCGGCCGTGGCGCTCGTCGCCGCGGTGCCGGCCGCGCTCCTGACCGTCTTGGCGGGCGTCGCCCTCCTCGGGGCGACCCAGGGCGCGATCATCGACGCCGTGACCCACTCGCGCGACGGCGCCGCGGGGCCCCACTCGATCGAGGCTGCGGTGATCACGCTCGTGGTCACGGCCTCAGGAGTCAGCGCGTTCGGCATTGTGGCGCCCTTCTGGGGGCTCCTGGCCGGGGCGGCAGCGTACGTCCTGCTCGGTGCACTCAGGCCGCGACGGCCGCGAAGTGCCGTTCGATGA
- a CDS encoding FAD-dependent oxidoreductase: MTSPLPQRAEPSGRPPRIVVVGFGPVAARFVDEMLPAATAGAVEVTVVGDEEHAAYNRVLVADLGVGRTHLGLMGLADADQLAAENVRVLVGTRAVRLDRSRRLVHLASGETIPYDRVVLATGARAVVPNLTGLNPDPLHPVLPPGVTALRDTHDAARLAAAVEARGRIVVLGGGVLGLEAALAASEEGATVTVVHHGDRPLGRSIDGLGGATLAAVLRRRGIRVAGNARSTGLETGPDGSFRALLLEDGSAVDGDLLLLACGARPRTELAEGAGLAVGPGVLVDAGLGALHTEHVFAIGDCAQPGETAPSGLIGPGWRQAEWLAARFGHELLCAPAPAPLAAEGPSVILLKARGVNLATAGDVTADPLDAFALDHAVGEGGPAPLSVSVWSDPEHGAYVKMATRSGVLAGFVALGMPRAAAELTLLYESGAELPADRSVILRLDGPEATVGAGLPGIAAAAGPESTLCRCAGVSRGTVEQAVAGGCATTEEVSGATRAGTGCGGCRDDVRELIERHFAAVAA, translated from the coding sequence GTGACCAGCCCGCTCCCCCAGCGCGCCGAGCCCTCGGGCCGCCCGCCGCGCATCGTCGTCGTGGGCTTCGGACCCGTCGCCGCCCGGTTCGTGGACGAGATGCTCCCCGCGGCGACCGCGGGAGCCGTCGAGGTCACCGTGGTCGGCGACGAGGAGCACGCCGCCTACAACCGGGTCCTCGTCGCGGACCTCGGCGTCGGCAGGACGCATCTGGGCCTCATGGGCCTCGCCGACGCGGACCAGCTCGCGGCGGAGAACGTGCGCGTCCTCGTCGGAACCCGCGCGGTGCGCCTCGACCGCTCCCGCAGGCTCGTCCATCTGGCCAGCGGGGAGACGATCCCGTATGACCGCGTGGTCCTCGCGACGGGCGCGCGCGCCGTCGTGCCCAACCTGACCGGCCTCAACCCGGATCCGCTCCACCCGGTCCTTCCGCCGGGCGTCACGGCGCTCCGCGACACGCACGACGCCGCCCGGCTGGCTGCGGCGGTCGAGGCGCGCGGGCGGATCGTGGTCCTCGGCGGCGGTGTCCTGGGCCTCGAGGCCGCACTCGCCGCGAGCGAGGAGGGGGCCACGGTGACGGTGGTCCACCACGGCGACCGGCCGCTCGGCCGCTCGATCGACGGGCTCGGCGGAGCAACCCTTGCCGCGGTCCTGCGCCGCCGGGGGATCCGCGTGGCGGGCAACGCCCGGTCGACGGGGCTCGAGACCGGGCCGGACGGATCGTTCCGCGCCCTCCTGCTCGAGGATGGGTCTGCGGTCGACGGGGACCTGCTGCTCCTCGCCTGCGGGGCGAGGCCCCGGACGGAGCTCGCCGAGGGCGCCGGACTCGCCGTCGGCCCCGGTGTCCTCGTCGACGCAGGCCTCGGTGCGCTGCACACCGAGCACGTGTTCGCGATCGGCGACTGCGCGCAGCCGGGCGAGACCGCCCCGAGCGGTCTCATCGGCCCCGGGTGGCGCCAGGCCGAGTGGCTCGCGGCCCGGTTCGGCCACGAACTCCTCTGCGCGCCGGCGCCCGCCCCGCTCGCGGCCGAGGGGCCCAGCGTCATCCTCCTCAAGGCCCGGGGGGTGAACCTGGCCACTGCCGGGGACGTCACGGCCGATCCCCTCGACGCCTTCGCGCTCGACCACGCCGTCGGCGAGGGAGGCCCCGCGCCGCTGAGCGTCTCAGTGTGGTCCGACCCCGAGCACGGCGCCTACGTCAAGATGGCCACCCGGTCCGGCGTCCTCGCGGGGTTCGTGGCACTGGGCATGCCCCGCGCCGCCGCCGAGCTCACGCTCCTGTACGAGTCGGGGGCCGAGCTCCCGGCAGACCGCTCGGTGATCCTGCGCCTGGACGGCCCCGAGGCGACGGTGGGCGCCGGGCTGCCCGGCATCGCGGCCGCGGCGGGCCCGGAGTCCACGCTGTGCCGCTGCGCGGGCGTGAGCCGCGGGACGGTGGAGCAGGCCGTTGCCGGAGGGTGCGCCACGACCGAGGAGGTCTCGGGCGCAACGCGTGCGGGAACCGGCTGCGGCGGCTGCCGCGACGACGTGCGCGAGCTCATCGAACGGCACTTCGCGGCCGTCGCGGCCTGA
- a CDS encoding molybdopterin oxidoreductase family protein, whose amino-acid sequence MTVTATHCPYCALQCAMSVVAAPQGPPTGPAAAAPEVAGREFPTNRGGLCRKGWTAAELLGHPERLTEPLLRSDDGELRPVSWDVALTRIAAEVRTAQDRYGKDAVGVFGGGGLTNEKAYLLGKFARVALGTSRIDYNGRFCMSSAAAAANRAFGLDRGLPFPVADLAGADTVLLLGSNVAETMPPFVQHLAGARDAGGLIVVDPRRSATAALTADGAGLHLQPAPHTDLILLLGLAHVVINGGHAARGYLTERTEGMEDLIRSVAPWWPERVQAATGVPAALLRETAARLAHSARTGSCYILTGRGIEQHADGTDTATAAINLALLLGLPGSARGGYGTLTGQGNGQGGREHGQKADQLPGYRKITDPAAREHLARVWGVPEASIPGPGLPAVELLASLGAPAAEGQTGGVRCLFVHGANIVVSAPDATAVRRGLQALDFLVVSDFFLSETALEADLVLPVLQWAEEEGTMTNLEGRVLRRRRAVSPPAGARSELWILNRLAALLDAPSAFPEDPREVFEELRAASAGGPADYSGITYERLDAGESLHWPCPQGPDGLPSAGTPRLFAERFAHADGRARLVAVRAAAPVRPSGRGELVLATGRVLEQYQSGTQTRRVASLSAAQPEGRLSLHPAAASGLGIADGDWVRVRRSGEAAAARASSAGPAVLVRAELSLSVRPDTVFLPFHFPGSAAANRVTEARTDPISGMPEFKTTHVIVERAPVQGTVFVPAARPTLAAAPDLQETP is encoded by the coding sequence GTGACGGTGACGGCCACGCACTGCCCCTACTGTGCGCTCCAGTGCGCGATGTCCGTGGTGGCGGCGCCGCAGGGCCCACCCACGGGCCCGGCAGCGGCCGCACCTGAGGTGGCAGGGCGCGAGTTCCCGACCAACCGCGGCGGGCTGTGCCGCAAGGGCTGGACGGCCGCCGAGCTGCTCGGCCACCCCGAGCGCCTCACCGAGCCGCTCCTCCGCTCGGACGACGGCGAGCTCCGCCCGGTGAGCTGGGACGTGGCACTGACGAGGATTGCCGCGGAGGTGCGGACGGCACAGGACCGGTACGGGAAGGACGCGGTCGGCGTGTTCGGAGGCGGGGGCCTCACGAACGAGAAGGCGTACCTGCTGGGCAAATTCGCCCGCGTCGCGCTGGGCACCTCGCGCATCGACTACAACGGCCGGTTCTGCATGTCCTCCGCCGCGGCGGCAGCGAACCGCGCGTTCGGACTCGACCGCGGGCTGCCGTTCCCCGTCGCGGACCTCGCCGGTGCGGACACGGTCCTCCTGCTGGGCTCCAACGTGGCGGAAACCATGCCTCCGTTCGTGCAGCACCTCGCCGGCGCGCGGGATGCCGGCGGTCTCATCGTCGTCGACCCCCGCCGCTCCGCGACAGCGGCGCTCACGGCCGACGGCGCCGGGCTCCACCTCCAGCCCGCCCCCCACACGGACCTCATCCTGCTCCTCGGGCTCGCGCACGTGGTCATCAACGGCGGCCACGCCGCCCGCGGCTACCTCACCGAGCGCACGGAGGGCATGGAGGACCTGATCCGCTCGGTGGCGCCATGGTGGCCCGAGCGCGTGCAGGCGGCCACCGGCGTCCCCGCGGCCCTCCTCCGCGAGACGGCCGCACGCCTCGCGCACTCGGCCCGCACCGGCTCGTGCTACATCCTCACGGGCCGCGGCATCGAGCAGCACGCGGACGGCACGGACACGGCGACCGCTGCGATCAACCTCGCCCTCCTGCTCGGCCTGCCCGGCTCGGCGCGCGGCGGCTACGGCACGCTCACGGGCCAGGGCAACGGCCAGGGCGGCCGCGAGCACGGGCAGAAGGCGGACCAGCTCCCCGGCTACCGCAAGATCACCGATCCCGCGGCGCGCGAGCACCTCGCCCGCGTCTGGGGCGTCCCCGAGGCGAGCATCCCCGGCCCGGGGCTGCCGGCGGTCGAGCTCCTCGCGTCCCTGGGCGCGCCGGCGGCCGAGGGCCAGACGGGCGGCGTGCGGTGCCTGTTCGTGCACGGTGCCAACATCGTGGTCTCCGCCCCCGACGCCACCGCAGTCCGCCGCGGGCTGCAGGCGCTCGACTTCCTCGTGGTGAGCGACTTCTTCCTCTCCGAGACGGCCCTCGAGGCGGACCTCGTGCTGCCCGTCCTGCAGTGGGCCGAGGAGGAGGGCACCATGACGAATCTGGAGGGCCGCGTGCTGCGGCGCCGGCGGGCCGTCAGCCCTCCCGCCGGGGCCCGGTCCGAGCTGTGGATCCTCAACCGGCTCGCGGCGCTCCTGGACGCCCCGTCAGCCTTCCCCGAAGACCCACGCGAGGTGTTCGAGGAACTGCGCGCCGCCTCGGCGGGTGGGCCCGCCGACTACTCGGGGATCACCTACGAGCGGCTCGACGCCGGAGAGTCGCTGCACTGGCCGTGCCCCCAGGGACCGGACGGGCTCCCCTCGGCGGGGACCCCGCGGCTCTTCGCCGAGCGCTTCGCGCACGCCGACGGCCGTGCGCGGCTCGTCGCCGTCCGGGCCGCCGCCCCCGTGCGTCCGTCCGGGCGCGGCGAGCTCGTGCTCGCGACCGGCCGAGTGCTCGAGCAGTACCAGTCCGGCACGCAGACCCGCCGGGTCGCCTCCCTCTCGGCCGCCCAGCCCGAGGGCCGGCTCTCGCTGCATCCCGCAGCGGCCTCGGGGCTCGGGATCGCGGACGGCGACTGGGTGCGGGTCCGGCGTTCCGGTGAGGCCGCGGCTGCGCGGGCTTCGTCGGCGGGCCCTGCGGTCCTGGTCCGCGCCGAGCTCTCCCTCAGCGTCCGCCCGGACACGGTCTTCCTTCCGTTCCACTTCCCCGGTTCCGCCGCGGCCAACCGCGTCACCGAGGCCCGCACCGACCCCATCTCCGGCATGCCCGAGTTCAAGACGACCCACGTGATCGTCGAGCGGGCGCCGGTCCAGGGCACCGTCTTCGTCCCCGCGGCGCGCCCCACCCTCGCCGCAGCGCCCGACCTCCAGGAGACACCGTGA
- a CDS encoding MFS transporter, whose amino-acid sequence MSQPVYGWRGSAKRHVPTVEGKHRPRSRGGPVSTESQTAHDAAPASTRETSLRLDVRKGRWIEHWDPEDTHQWEREGRTVARRNLRWSVFAEFLGFVVWQLWSIVVVQLPAAGFAFDTAQTFWLLSMPSLVGATLRIPYTFMVSRFGGRNWTIVSALLLLIPAIGLAACVSNASTPFWLMLAVAGLAGFGGGNFASSMANITFFFPAKEKGWALGLNAAGGNLGAAVAQLAVPVAVGLTAALLTGAHGATLAVAGLMWIPLILVAAFGAWRNMDNLSHAKGDVAGSLAALREPHLWVIAFLYVGTFGSFIGFGGVFPKLIHDIFPAYSTFTLHAASVPVALSLAFLGPLVGSLARPYGGRLADRFGGARITVASFAAMALTTLAVIATLPLKSFWLFLGLFLVLFAASGIGNGSTYRMIPAIFATSSRAARAGTAPSYTARLASAALGLISAIGAYGGFVIPQVLGASSSSTGSYVPAFFGFVGAYVLMLAVSWACYLRRGARAARAGV is encoded by the coding sequence ATGTCACAACCTGTTTACGGCTGGCGCGGCTCCGCGAAACGCCACGTTCCTACCGTGGAAGGCAAGCACAGACCCCGCTCCCGAGGAGGACCAGTGAGCACCGAATCCCAGACGGCGCACGACGCCGCACCCGCATCTACCCGGGAAACCTCGCTCCGTCTCGACGTCCGCAAGGGCCGTTGGATCGAGCACTGGGATCCCGAGGACACCCACCAGTGGGAGCGCGAGGGCCGCACCGTGGCCCGGCGCAACCTGCGGTGGTCGGTCTTCGCGGAGTTCCTGGGGTTCGTGGTGTGGCAGCTGTGGTCGATCGTCGTCGTCCAGCTCCCGGCTGCGGGCTTCGCCTTCGACACCGCCCAGACGTTCTGGCTGCTCTCCATGCCGAGCCTCGTCGGCGCGACCCTGCGCATCCCCTACACGTTCATGGTCTCCCGCTTCGGCGGCCGCAACTGGACCATCGTCTCCGCGCTCCTCCTGCTGATCCCCGCGATCGGCCTCGCGGCCTGCGTTTCGAACGCCTCAACGCCGTTCTGGCTCATGCTCGCGGTCGCGGGCCTGGCCGGGTTCGGCGGGGGCAACTTCGCGAGCTCGATGGCCAACATCACGTTCTTCTTCCCCGCGAAGGAGAAGGGGTGGGCGCTCGGCCTCAACGCGGCGGGCGGCAACCTCGGGGCGGCGGTCGCACAGCTGGCCGTCCCGGTCGCGGTGGGCCTCACTGCAGCCCTCCTCACCGGCGCGCACGGCGCAACCCTCGCCGTGGCGGGCCTCATGTGGATCCCGCTGATCCTCGTCGCGGCCTTCGGCGCGTGGCGGAACATGGACAACCTCTCCCATGCGAAGGGCGACGTCGCGGGCTCGCTCGCCGCGCTGAGGGAACCGCACCTGTGGGTCATCGCGTTCCTGTATGTCGGCACGTTCGGTTCATTCATCGGGTTCGGCGGAGTCTTCCCGAAGCTCATCCACGACATCTTCCCTGCCTACTCGACCTTCACACTCCACGCAGCGAGCGTCCCCGTGGCCCTCTCGCTCGCCTTCCTCGGCCCGCTCGTCGGCTCGCTCGCCCGGCCCTACGGCGGCAGGCTCGCCGACCGCTTCGGCGGCGCACGGATCACGGTCGCCTCGTTCGCGGCCATGGCGCTGACGACGCTCGCGGTCATCGCCACGCTGCCGCTCAAGAGCTTCTGGCTCTTCCTCGGTCTCTTCCTGGTGCTCTTCGCGGCAAGCGGCATCGGCAACGGCTCGACGTACCGCATGATCCCGGCCATCTTCGCGACCTCCAGCCGCGCCGCGCGCGCCGGCACCGCGCCGTCGTACACTGCCCGGCTCGCATCCGCCGCCCTCGGACTCATTTCGGCGATCGGCGCCTACGGCGGGTTCGTCATCCCGCAGGTACTGGGCGCCTCGAGCAGCTCGACGGGCTCCTACGTCCCCGCCTTCTTCGGGTTCGTGGGCGCCTACGTGCTCATGCTCGCGGTCTCGTGGGCCTGCTACCTGCGACGCGGCGCACGCGCCGCACGGGCAGGGGTGTGA
- a CDS encoding MFS transporter, with protein sequence MSTTSAVTEPSAGQAANTKGRVIFSSLIGTTVEFFDFYAYATASVLVFPKLFFPNASDINAILSSFAIFGVAFIARPVGSILFGHFGDRLGRKGTLVASLLTMGVATFLIGLLPPATTPGWMVLAPLVLVVLRFLQGLALGGEWSGAALLATENAPANKRAVWGTFPQLGAPIGFIIANVMYVVMNSFLTTAQFEAWGWRIPFLFSIVMVAIGLYVRLKLVESTPFKKVVETEKVAKVPLAATFKYHWREVIAGTFIMLATYVLFYLTTSFTLTYGTATDKVEVAKAAAEKAGKTFDAASFVPGLGIDRGLFLWMLIIGVVFFGIFTVLSGPLAEKYGRRKFLLWVTGLIFVFGLAWGLMFGPGTGAAMVGLIVGFTLMGSTFGPMAAILPELFPANVRYTGSAIAYNLSSVLGAAPASFVAIALWQFGKGSTVWVGVYLAAAAVLTFVALLLTKETRDRKFEDNVSA encoded by the coding sequence ATGTCCACCACTTCTGCGGTGACGGAGCCCTCGGCCGGCCAGGCGGCCAACACCAAGGGCCGGGTCATCTTCTCGAGCCTCATCGGCACGACCGTCGAGTTCTTCGACTTCTACGCGTACGCGACCGCCTCGGTCCTCGTGTTCCCGAAGCTCTTCTTCCCGAACGCGTCCGACATCAACGCGATCCTCTCCTCGTTCGCGATCTTCGGCGTGGCCTTCATCGCCCGGCCCGTCGGGTCGATCCTCTTCGGGCACTTCGGCGACAGGCTCGGCCGCAAGGGAACGCTCGTCGCGTCGCTGCTCACGATGGGCGTCGCGACGTTCCTCATCGGGCTCCTGCCGCCCGCGACGACGCCCGGCTGGATGGTCCTCGCCCCGTTGGTGCTCGTGGTCCTGCGGTTCCTCCAGGGCCTCGCACTCGGCGGCGAATGGTCCGGCGCGGCGCTTCTCGCCACCGAGAACGCACCCGCCAACAAGCGCGCCGTGTGGGGCACGTTCCCACAGCTCGGCGCCCCCATCGGGTTCATCATCGCCAACGTGATGTACGTGGTCATGAACTCGTTCCTGACCACGGCGCAGTTCGAGGCGTGGGGCTGGCGGATCCCGTTCCTGTTCAGCATCGTCATGGTCGCGATCGGCCTGTACGTGCGGCTCAAGCTCGTCGAGAGCACGCCCTTCAAGAAGGTCGTCGAGACGGAGAAGGTTGCCAAGGTCCCGCTCGCGGCGACCTTCAAGTACCACTGGCGCGAGGTGATCGCCGGCACGTTCATCATGCTCGCGACCTATGTGCTCTTCTACCTCACCACGAGCTTCACCCTGACGTACGGCACGGCGACCGACAAGGTCGAGGTGGCCAAGGCCGCCGCCGAGAAGGCCGGGAAGACGTTCGACGCCGCCTCGTTCGTCCCGGGCCTCGGGATCGACCGCGGGCTGTTCCTCTGGATGCTCATCATCGGCGTCGTGTTCTTCGGCATCTTCACGGTGCTGTCGGGCCCGCTGGCCGAGAAGTATGGCCGTCGGAAGTTCCTGCTCTGGGTCACTGGGCTCATCTTCGTGTTCGGCCTCGCCTGGGGCCTCATGTTCGGGCCAGGCACCGGTGCCGCGATGGTCGGCCTCATCGTGGGCTTCACGCTCATGGGCTCCACGTTCGGCCCCATGGCCGCGATCCTGCCCGAGCTGTTCCCGGCGAACGTCCGCTACACGGGCTCAGCGATCGCCTACAACCTCTCGTCGGTGCTGGGCGCGGCCCCGGCGTCCTTCGTGGCGATCGCGCTCTGGCAGTTCGGCAAGGGCAGCACGGTGTGGGTCGGCGTGTACCTCGCGGCCGCTGCGGTCCTGACGTTCGTTGCGCTGCTGCTGACCAAGGAGACCCGCGACCGCAAGTTCGAGGACAACGTCTCGGCCTGA
- a CDS encoding acetyl/propionyl/methylcrotonyl-CoA carboxylase subunit alpha, whose translation MSPNAASLSAAHESAGRPITKVLIANRGEIAVRVIRAARDEGISSVAVYAEPDRDALHVRLADEAFALGGTTAAESYLVMDKILDAARGSGADAVHPGYGFLSENAEFAQRVIDAGLTWVGPSPEAIAALGDKVRARHIAEKVGAPLVPGTADPVQSADEVLAFAQDFGLPVAIKAAYGGGGRGIKVARTLEEIPELYESAVREATAAFGRGECFIERFLDAPRHVETQCLADAAGNVVVVSTRDCSLQRRNQKLVEEAPAPFLTEEQNRRLYAASKAILKEAGYLGAGTCEFLVGQDGTISFLEVNTRLQVEHCVSEEVTGLDLVREQFRLARGEELGYGDPEVRGHSFEFRINGEDAGRGFMPAPGTVETLVYPTGPGVRVDSGVVAGDVISGNFDSMLAKLVVSGATRQQALERSRRALDELEITGMPTVVPFHAAVVRDPAFAPAEGPFSVHTRWIETEFVNEIPPFAGAVAAGTDADDDAARQSVVVEVGGKRLEVTIPAGLSLGVAKGPKAKKKGRSSRGPATAAASGDALTAPMQGTIVKVAVADGDVVAEGDLVVVLEAMKMEQPLTAHKAGTVRGLTAEAGQTVAAGAVIATIED comes from the coding sequence TTGTCTCCCAATGCCGCGTCCCTCAGCGCTGCCCACGAATCCGCCGGCCGTCCCATCACGAAGGTGCTCATCGCCAACCGCGGAGAGATCGCCGTCCGCGTCATCCGAGCGGCACGGGACGAGGGCATCTCCTCGGTCGCCGTGTATGCAGAACCGGACCGCGACGCGCTCCACGTCCGCCTCGCCGACGAGGCGTTCGCGCTGGGCGGCACAACAGCGGCCGAGTCCTATCTCGTCATGGACAAGATCCTCGACGCCGCCCGCGGCTCGGGCGCCGACGCCGTCCACCCGGGCTACGGGTTCCTCTCGGAGAACGCCGAGTTCGCCCAGCGCGTCATCGACGCCGGTCTGACGTGGGTCGGCCCCTCGCCCGAGGCCATCGCGGCACTCGGCGACAAGGTCCGTGCCCGCCACATCGCCGAGAAGGTCGGCGCGCCGCTCGTGCCCGGGACGGCTGATCCAGTCCAATCGGCGGACGAGGTCCTCGCGTTCGCGCAGGACTTCGGGCTGCCTGTGGCGATCAAGGCCGCCTACGGCGGTGGCGGCCGAGGGATCAAGGTCGCCCGGACGCTCGAGGAGATCCCCGAGCTGTACGAATCGGCGGTGCGCGAGGCGACTGCAGCTTTCGGCCGCGGCGAGTGCTTCATCGAACGCTTCCTCGACGCTCCGCGCCACGTCGAGACCCAGTGCCTCGCCGACGCGGCGGGCAACGTCGTCGTCGTCTCCACGCGCGACTGCTCGCTCCAGCGCCGCAACCAGAAGCTCGTCGAGGAGGCCCCGGCCCCGTTCCTCACCGAAGAGCAGAACCGCCGCCTGTATGCGGCGTCGAAGGCCATCCTGAAGGAGGCGGGCTACCTCGGCGCGGGCACGTGCGAGTTCCTCGTCGGCCAGGACGGCACCATCAGCTTCCTCGAGGTCAACACGCGCCTCCAGGTCGAGCACTGCGTGTCCGAGGAGGTCACAGGCCTCGACCTCGTGCGCGAGCAGTTCCGCCTCGCGCGCGGCGAGGAGCTCGGGTACGGCGACCCCGAGGTCCGCGGGCACTCATTCGAGTTCCGCATCAACGGCGAGGACGCGGGCCGCGGCTTCATGCCGGCTCCCGGCACGGTCGAGACGCTCGTCTACCCGACCGGGCCCGGCGTGCGCGTCGACTCCGGCGTGGTGGCCGGCGATGTCATCTCGGGCAACTTCGACTCGATGCTCGCGAAGCTCGTCGTCTCCGGCGCCACCCGACAGCAGGCACTGGAGCGCTCGCGCCGAGCCCTCGACGAGCTCGAGATCACCGGCATGCCGACCGTCGTGCCGTTCCACGCCGCGGTGGTACGCGATCCGGCCTTCGCCCCCGCCGAGGGGCCCTTCAGCGTGCACACGCGGTGGATCGAGACGGAGTTCGTCAACGAGATCCCGCCCTTCGCGGGTGCGGTCGCCGCCGGGACGGACGCGGACGACGACGCGGCGCGGCAGAGCGTAGTCGTCGAGGTGGGCGGCAAGCGCCTCGAGGTGACGATCCCGGCCGGGCTGTCGCTCGGCGTGGCCAAGGGACCCAAGGCGAAGAAGAAGGGCCGCAGCTCCCGCGGTCCCGCGACGGCGGCGGCGAGCGGCGATGCGCTCACGGCCCCGATGCAGGGAACGATCGTCAAGGTCGCCGTTGCGGACGGCGACGTGGTCGCGGAAGGCGATCTCGTCGTCGTACTGGAGGCCATGAAGATGGAGCAGCCGCTCACGGCGCACAAGGCAGGCACCGTGCGGGGCCTAACGGCCGAAGCGGGCCAGACCGTGGCTGCGGGCGCGGTCATCGCCACGATCGAGGACTGA